One region of Girardinichthys multiradiatus isolate DD_20200921_A chromosome 1, DD_fGirMul_XY1, whole genome shotgun sequence genomic DNA includes:
- the ttpal gene encoding alpha-tocopherol transfer protein-like: MADQHESVSLCPPQADHATAAGHSWFPGPPPPMYSCTLTPELVAKAREELQEKPEWRLRDVQALRDMILKEHPHLRTRLDDAFLLRFLRARKFDYDRALQLLLNYHAGRKAWPEVFQDLKPSTVKHVLDLGFLTILPRPDPNGRYILFLQPGKWRPNDYPFVDNVRAIYLTLEKLIQPEETQVNGIVILADYTGVGMSQASNPGPSLAKKVVSILQDGFPIRIKAVNIINEPRIFKGIFAIIKPFLKEKMAERYVLHGSDLRSLQRNIPPSVLPENYGGTAGQLDMSAWSRLLLDCEEEFIVEFCQPDPLEGVVLPDSMLFEGGQAGGKDEDAFRGLRSQLYYCY, translated from the exons ATGGCCGATCAGCATGAGTCTGTCAGCCTCTGTCCTCCCCAGGCGGACCATGCAACAGCTGCAGGACACAGCTGGTTCCCTGGACCACCTCCGCCTATGTATTCCTGCACCTTGACCCCTGAACTGGTGGCCAAAGCACGGGAAGAGCTACAAGAGAAGCCCGAGTGGCGTCTACGAGATGTCCAAGCACTGAGAGACATGATTCTCAAG GAACATCCACATCTCAGAACCCGACTAGATGATGCCTTCCTCCTGCGCTTCCTGCGGGCCAGGAAGTTCGACTATGACCGTGCCCTACAGCTGCTGCTCAATTACCACGCCGGCCGTAAGGCCTGGCCGGAGGTCTTCCAGGACCTGAAGCCATCCACGGTCAAACACGTCCTGGACCTGGGTTTTCTCACGATCCTGCCAAGGCCGGATCCCAATGGGAGATACATCCTCTTTCTCCAGCCAG GAAAATGGAGACCAAATGACTATCCCTTTGTGGACAATGTGCGGGCCATTTATCtgactctggagaagctgatcCAGCCAGAGGAAACCCAGGTTAACGGGATTGTCATCCTAGCCGACTACACTGGGGTGGGCATGTCGCAAGCATCCAATCCAGGCCCCTCTCTTGCCAAAAAAGTCGTGAGCATACTCCAG GATGGCTTTCCCATCAGAATCAAGGCTGTTAACATTATTAACGAGCCACGGATTTTCAAAGGCATCTTCGCTATAATCAAGCCTTTCCTGAAGGAGAAGATGGCAGAGAGG TACGTCCTCCACGGCTCAGACCTGCGTTCACTGCAGAGGAACATCCCTCCCTCGGTTCTGCCAGAGAACTACGGCGGCACCGCCGGCCAGCTGGACATGAGCGCCTGGTCAAGGCTGCTGCTGGACTGTGAGGAGGAATTTATTGTGGAGTTCTGCCAGCCAGATCCACTAGAGGGCGTGGTGCTCCCAGACTCCATGCTGTTTGAAGGAGGGCAGGCTGGAGGAAAGGATGAGGACGCCTTCAGAGGGCTACGCTCTCAGCTTTACTACTGTTACTGA